From Bdellovibrio sp. KM01:
ATGCAAACCAGGCGATAAAATGACCCTACCTGAGTCTGATAGAGTTAAAATCTGGTAAACTGTACGCACACCGGCTACCGCCCCTTGTCGAGGAAAACTTCAGAATTCCTCATATGTCAGGGGGCATCCCTTGAAGGTATCTAGCTTCGCTGTTATTGTAATACTCTTGGCTCCAGGAGGGCTTTTACGATGACAGTGAAGGTTTACGATTTCACATCAAAAACAGACAATCCTAATTTTGAAGATGTTCACGACATTGCTCCACAGGAACTTCATCAAAACATGTCCAAAGTAAAAATGATCGATGTTCGTCAGCCTGATGAATACACTGGCGAGCTTGGCCACGTCCCAGGTTCCCAGTTGTTAGTGCTCGACACTCTTCCAGATCATTTGGAAGACCTTCCGAAAGACCAAACAATTGTGTTCATCTGTCGCAGCGGAGCCCGCTCAGCTCGCGCCACTGCTTTTGCGAAGATGAATGGATTCACACACGTATTTAATATGCTAGGCGGAATGCTTCATTGGAATGAATTGCAACTGCCTGTTGAAAGATAAGAATTATGCCAGGAAAAGTATTTGTTAACAGAACATTGAATCTTAAAAAGATTCGCTACATCGGTGTTGATATGGACCATACGTTGGTTCGTTATAACTCCGAAAACTTCGAACGACTTTCTCATACTACGATGATCGATAAATTGGTTAAACGTGGTTACCCCGAAACTCTTCGCAAGCTGACGTTTGATTATAACTTCGCGATCCGCGGACTTGTGATCGACCGTAAGATGGGAAATCTTTTGAAATTGAACCGCTACACGGCGATCCGTGCAAGCTACCATGGTTTGAAACCACTTGATTTCAAAACTCATCAAAAACTTTATAAATCGACTTACATCGATCTTTCGAACACGGACTATTTGGCTGTCGATACATCGTTCTCCATTTCATTGGCGAACCTTATTGGCCAGATCGTCGAATTGAAAGACACCGACACAGCCAACAAATATCCAGAATATGTTCAGATTGCTGACGACGTTTTGGATGCTTTGGATGAGGCTCACCGTGATGGCTCATTGAAAGATGAAGTTAAAAAGAACTTGGATCATTACATCATTAAAGATCCCGGATTGGTTGCGGGCCTGGAAAAGTTCCGTCGTCACGGGAAAAAAATCTTTGTTCTTACGAACTCTGATTTCCATTACACGAAATTGCTTTTGGACTATGCGGTTCAACCGTTCCTGAAAGATTTCAAATCATGGCAGGATCTTTTTGAAGTCACGATTACTTTCGCTTCCAAGCCTAAGTTCTTCT
This genomic window contains:
- a CDS encoding rhodanese-like domain-containing protein; the protein is MTVKVYDFTSKTDNPNFEDVHDIAPQELHQNMSKVKMIDVRQPDEYTGELGHVPGSQLLVLDTLPDHLEDLPKDQTIVFICRSGARSARATAFAKMNGFTHVFNMLGGMLHWNELQLPVER
- a CDS encoding HAD-IG family 5'-nucleotidase, producing MPGKVFVNRTLNLKKIRYIGVDMDHTLVRYNSENFERLSHTTMIDKLVKRGYPETLRKLTFDYNFAIRGLVIDRKMGNLLKLNRYTAIRASYHGLKPLDFKTHQKLYKSTYIDLSNTDYLAVDTSFSISLANLIGQIVELKDTDTANKYPEYVQIADDVLDALDEAHRDGSLKDEVKKNLDHYIIKDPGLVAGLEKFRRHGKKIFVLTNSDFHYTKLLLDYAVQPFLKDFKSWQDLFEVTITFASKPKFFYENQKYLRVNPADGSMTNMEGKLTPGIYQGGNAKKFTADLDLNGDDILYIGDHIYGDILRLKKDCNWRTAMVIEELDSEVEKNRQAEPINAEIETLMKKKEPFEDELTEIMTRKIEKAADVNEAQIETLQKSISEIDGQISSHIKKQQALYNANWGQLMRAGNEESYFAYQLDRYACVYMEKLADLLELSPRTYFRAPRRPLAHEIY